A stretch of Henckelia pumila isolate YLH828 chromosome 4, ASM3356847v2, whole genome shotgun sequence DNA encodes these proteins:
- the LOC140860233 gene encoding squalene monooxygenase SE1-like has translation MVMIDQYILGGFVASLFGLVLFYNLRREIKKTRGSKIVRKVGSFRNSAVADVSRSPVGGDTDIIIVGAGVAGAALACTFAKEGRRVHVIERDLTEPDRIVGELLQPGGYLKLIELGLEDCVRDIDAQPVYGYALYKDGKGAKLSYPLEKFNSDVSGRSFHNGRFIQKMREKAATLPNVRLEQGTVTSLVEEKGTVKGVQYKTKSGEEITAYAPLTIVCDGCFSNLRRSLCTPKVDIPSCFVGLVLENCDLPYPNHGHVVLGDPSPILFYQIGSTETRCLVDVPGQKVPSIANGEMAKYLKTVVAPQIPPQLYDAFIAAIEKGNIRTMPNRSMPADPLPTPGAILLGDAFNMRHPLTGGGMTVALSDIVILRDLLRPVQNLNDAATLSKYLESFYTLRKPVASTINTLAGALYKVFCASSDQARAEMRQACFDYLSLGGIFSTGPISLLSGLNPRPLSLFLHFFAVAVYGFGRLLLPYPSPTRIWLGARLLTGASGIIFPIIKAEGVRQMFFPATVPAYYRSPPVN, from the exons ATGGTGATGATCGATCAGTATATTCTCGGAGGCTTCGTCGCTTCCTTGTTCGGACTTGTCTTGTTTTACAATTTGCGTAGAGAAATCAAGAAAACCAGAGGTTCCAAGATTGTACGTAAAGTTGGAAGCTTTAGGAACTCCGCCGTCGCTGACGTTTCCCGGTCGCCGGTTGGTGGGGATACCGACATTATCATCGTGGGTGCCGGCGTCGCCGGGGCGGCTCTGGCCTGTACTTTCGCTAAG GAGGGACGTCGAGTTCATGTGATCGAAAGAGACTTAACCGAGCCAGATCGTATAGTTGGCGAACTTTTACAGCCTGGAGGATATTTGAAACTAATTGAGTTAGGCCTGGAAG ATTGCGTGAGGGACATCGATGCTCAACCTGTTTACGGATACGCCCTTTACAAGGACGGTAAAGGCGCCAAGTTATCTTATCCCTTGGAGAAATTTAACTCGGATGTCTCGGGTAGAAGTTTTCACAATGGCCGATTTATACAGAAGATGAGAGAAAAGGCCGCGACTCTGCCCAA CGTGAGACTCGAACAAGGGACAGTGACATCcttggttgaagaaaagggGACTGTTAAAGGAGTACAGTACAAAACTAAGAGCGGTGAAGAGATAACTGCGTATGCTCCTCTAACCATAGTTTGTGATGGTTGTTTTTCGAATTTGAGACGCTCCCTTTGTACTCCTAAG gtGGACATTCCCTCTTGTTTTGTTGGTTTGGTCTTGGAAAATTGTGATCTCCCATACCCGAATCACGGACATGTCGTTCTGGGAGATCCTTCGCCTATCCTGTTTTACCAAATCGGCAGCACTGAGACTCGGTGTCTGGTTGATGTCCCCGGACAAAAGGTTCCTTCCATTGCCAATGGTGAAATGGCCAAATATTTGAAGACTGTTGTGGCTCCTCAG ATTCCTCCTCAGCTGTATGATGCATTTATCGCTGCGATCGAGAAAGGGAACATAAGAACCATGCCAAACAGAAGCATGCCAGCAGATCCTCTTCCCACACCTGGTGCCATTCTACTGGGAGACGCATTCAACATGCGCCACCCTTTAACCGGGGGAGGAATGACCGTTGCTCTATCGGACATCGTCATTCTTCGTGATCTTCTCAGACCAGTACAAAATTTAAATGATGCAGCTACCCTGAGCAAGTATCTGGAATCCTTCTACACCTTGAGAAAG CCAGTAGCATCGACCATCAACACATTAGCCGGAGCCCTGTACAAGGTGTTCTGTGCATCCTCTGATCAAGCAAGGGCAGAAATGCGGCAAGCCTGTTTCGACTACTTGAGCCTTGGAGGGATCTTCTCCACCGGCCCCATTTCGTTGCTCTCCGGTCTGAATCCACGCCCTTTAAGCCTCTTCCTCCATTTCTTCGCCGTGGCCGTCTATGGATTCGGCCGCTTGTTGCTTCCCTACCCTTCTCCCACAAGGATTTGGTTGGGAGCTAGATTGCTTACT GGTGCATCTGGTATCATTTTCCCAATCATAAAGGCTGAGGGAGTTAGACAAATGTTCTTCCCTGCTACTGTTCCAGCATACTACAGATCTCCACCTGTTAATTAA